From Lucilia cuprina isolate Lc7/37 chromosome 4, ASM2204524v1, whole genome shotgun sequence:
agAAGCGAAGATCACAAACTTCAGTTGAAGTaaagctctagttcagttctagttcagttctatttcagttctagttcagttctagttcagttctagttcagttctagttcagttctagttcagttctagttcagttctagttcagttctagttcagttctagttcagttctagttcagttctagttcagttttagttcagttctagtacagttctagttcagttctagtttagttttagttcagttctagttcagtttagttctaatcTGTACTAATATTAGgataaattttaccaaaaataacttttatataaattcattgTCGAGCATGTCcttctttttatttacatttgaaaaattaagcatatacaattattaaataatactcTGTTATATTGATATTATGTTACTGCTGATATatttaaattctcttaaaactagattacttacaaaatattttcatttcaaatctCCCATCCCTCATCCACGCTAACGTCATACTTGCATCTTTTTATCTCCAAAAAATCTTAAGGCTCTTATTGCATTTTAATCTTTTGGGGAATTGTttccttataaaaaattaatttacttttttatatactaCCAAAATAAATGTTACCTCTTCCTCTATATCGCCTGCCCCTCACCATATAAAAATAGCTGATAGGTCTTCTTTTATATCTAAAAAATAAGTACGAGTAGAGTACTCCAGAGGCAAAATGTAATTATAAACTcaaaaacgaaatgaaatatCAAGCAAACGAAATCCTCATACTATCACCACAGACGATGACTAGCAAGAAATgcaatcaacaacaaaaataagtttGCATTTTGAAGACTCAAACCCCCAATTCCGAGAAAATACAACTTAAATAACCTCAAAAAATCAACACAACAGAAAAAAGcgtacaaaaaaacaacaaccaaaaagaatatataaatgtCTGAAGTAGAACATTGACAATGCAGTAAATGCAGttctttttttgataaaaacagaaaaaacaatgaaatgcattttgaatgtaaaaaaaagttacaaaCACTTGCACATGCAGGCAGTCGGCAGGCAAACAAAAACGCACACAAActtaagtaaacaaaaatattatgaaaatgtcTATATAGAAGTTCAGATTCGTACAAGGATAATGGCCAGCAAAAATTGCATATAGTAGAATATATTACCAAGCACCAAGAGTTTGTTGCAATAAAATTACACCcaaaaaagttaaagttaaGCAATTCAATATTAAGGAAGGAGTAGATAAGTaattcaaacacacacacacactcccaAACTAATGCCGTTTGGATTTTACAATAAATCTACAAATGTATAAAttgttaaagtatatttttgtatatttattgaaATGCACAAGATTGCATGTGCATTACAAAGAATAAAGCTGATCGAAAAACAGCTATACATCAGAAACCAAATCAAAACGCAGTTTATATgcatttttgtaaatgtttcaCATGTGTGAAATATTCTTAAGTATGAGTAGGagttgtataataaaaaacaaactgattttctatgtgtgtgtgtagaaaggataatgaaacaaaaaaaatcgaaattatttaaatgtgaaaaaattgttgttgaaggatttgtattgtttatgtgtagagaaaaacaaaactcaCAAGTTTTTGCATTTCAAAATGAGTCTTTTAAATAATGCAGCTACTTTTGCCAACTCTCTACCACTTTCTAGCCTCTATACACTATTATTGGCATTATTATTTATCTGTTTTAGCAGACCATAAGCAGATTGAAAATACTGGAGTGTTTTGATAGAAGGCATCATAAAGGGCCCAATTTATTGTAATTAGATCAAgagttatgtgttttttttttttttttttggtaaacatATATGGGACtaaaagtattttcttaaatagGATCTTATATAGGAGTTAGGTATATTGTGGACAAAATTACGTACCTATTGTTTTCgtaaaactcatattttttataaaatattttaaataagaaaaagccTTATATGGGGTATAGGGCAAGTTATAGATAAATCCTCATAAAAATCGGATTGAAGAATAAAGTCTCTCTATTTTCGAACTATTGATTTCCCCGCAAAGTAATCATCCGAAGGAGACTTTATGTAAAAGGTGTTAAGTAAGTAgaataatagatagatagatagatagatagatagatagatagatagatagatagNNNNNNNNNNNNNNNNNNNNNNNNNNNNNNNNNNNNNNNNNNNNNNNNNNNNNNNNNNNNNNNNNNNNNNNNNNNNNNNNNNNNNNNNNNNNNNNNNNNNactagaactgaactagaactgaactagaactgaactagaactgaactagaactgaactagaactgaactagaactgaactagaactgaactagaactgaactggcaaattaatacttttcttaatttatttaatttttttgacattttcaaaatatttgattttatataaaaggaaaattccTCATCAATTTCGATATTCGTTTGACTTTTCAAACTAAACAAACGTCAAGCGAATTTAGTCGAAATGTCTTCAAGAACAAGCTGGACTAAAGTTCTATTAAATCTTGAAAATGGCACGGTACTAACACGCACCCCGTTTCATTGGTTGTTGCTCTTAATATTTTATACGATATTTTTTTGTGGCATATTAGCCTTATGGTTTCTATGCTATGGAATTTTTGAGAAATCTCTATTACTACAACGACCTAAATGGCTTCTATCACAACCGGGTTTCAGTTTTGAACCAGCAACAACTTTTCgtgaaaattatttgaaagttGAGTATCATGTGGAATCCCTAGAAGAAGTGGGCGGTTTAGTGGATCATATAAATAAAGCTCTTGGAAAGTATGGGAATATACCAAAAGAACATTATGGTGAATGTCAAAATCATAATTATTATGGATATGGAATATCCAAACCTTGTATTTTTCTTAAGATAAATCGAATAATTGGATTCAAAACTTTAGCGCTTGAGAGTATAAACGATTTGCCTCAAGATGCTCCGCAAGAAATGCTGGAATATTTGGAAAGTTTATCTGAGCTGAAACTCAAGCAACATATATGGATTTCTTGCGATGCCAGACCTTCAgttaagtttttgtattttcctaGGCGTTTTTATGAAATATCGGATGTGGATTATGTTTCTGCAGTAAACTATTCCAATGGTTTTTATAATGAAAGTGATTTTAAACGAATTATTGCCGTACAAATCGATAATATTTCCTTAAATGTTAAACATCATATACGCTGTTTTCTCTGGGCTAAAAATATTGTTCGAGATTTAAAAGGTAAAACGGGTAAGGGTTTAGTGCGTTTCAGTTTGGAAATTAAACGTTAAACTGAATAATgcaaatttgtagtttttttatgaatGGAACTTTTATTATGAAGGAAAACTTAATataatgaattaataaaatttcaaaacaatgaAAGAAAACGGAAATGCACTGGGAACAGTGGTTGAAaggttgaaaaatttaaaatgtttttttactatTGTTAACTAGTAATTATCTAGTTAATTAACATAACAGAGAAGTCAAACTTCTCTACGTTACTGTTTTGTAAAGATCCGCGATTGAtcgatatttatttttataaagatctgcgataattttcaaaagattttttttaatgagctCTTGAAATTTGTACAGATCTGCCAATATAATTTATGAAGATCTGCTCATGATCAATATAAAGATcatttataaaagtttgtacAAAGATCTTTTGTTAAGGAAACACCTgcggtaaatatttataaagatttaaacaatttcaaaatctgtCATTGATGTTCTTGAAGATTTGAGAGATTAACATTTATAAAGATTTGCAACTAGTCATTCTGAAGATTTACCACTGATCTTTATAAAGATCTTAGATTTTACGTTATAATTATTGCAACTTTAGGAGGATATTAAATTGATCTGTATTAAGATAAGCCATTAAAAGTTTCATAAACATCTGCGACTGGTCTTTATAAAGATGTCTGATCGATTTTTTTGAAGATCTCTCTTCAATCTTTACAAAGATCTCTCATCAATCTTTACAAAGATATTTCATCGATTTTTCCAAAGATTTCTCATCGATCTTTTAAAAGATCTCTCATCGATCTTTTTGAAGATCTTTTATCGATCATTACAAAGATCTCTCATCGATTTTTTTGAAGATCTCTAATCGATCTTTTTGAAGATCTCTTATCGATCTTTCTGAAGATCTTTCATTGATCTTTTTGCTGATCTCTCATCGATCTTTTTGAATATCTCTCATCGATCTTTTTGAACATCGCTTATCGATCTCGACAAAGATCTCTCATCGGTCTTTAGATCGATCTTTATACAGATCTCTTATCGATCTTTACAAAGAAATCTAATCGATCTTTACAAAGATCTCTCATTGATCCTTACAAAAGATTTCCCATTGATCTTCACAAAGATCTCTCATCGATCTTTACAAGTATCTTTTATCGCTTTTATGAAGATCTCTTAccgatatttataatttatatttacaaaggTGAAGATCAGCGAAATTAATCTTCGTAAATATCTACGAATTATCTTTCCAAATTTTATGCCGGTTATGATTATAAAAGTCATTGCAATGATCTCTGCACCGTATTGTGATCTCTATAAAGTTTTGTTGTGGAGCTCGTAAAAGATCTGCACTAGATATGTATTGAAGTCTTTCTAAATAAGTCTTACAACTTGAAGATTTCACATTTTACTCTCTTTCCTAACCACTGTTCGATAATACAACAATAATTGCATTGGTAATGGCCAAACAAAGTCTTTAGGcttataaacaattaaagtcATTTTGGTTAGATGATGaaagttgtagttgttgttggatAGTGGTGGGTTTTGATGAAGAAGACTTATTGCATAACAAGTGCATTTCTctctatttcgaaaaaaaactcaaGCTCTttttcatattatgattaagttcattcgttgttgttttttttatattgtttctgCAAGTtagctttgttttgtttttgctctaaCGCATAAGGAAGGTAGACCTTTCATAAAATTCTGTTatttacttttgaaaatatactCCATGGATTTCCGTTGCCCAGTCTCTTACTCTAGATGCTGTGACTGATGCTTAAACCCCAGCTCATCACTAAGAGATGCTAATGAaagcaataacagcaacaacaacaacaactagagGAGAAGCagtggcaacaacaacaaaaacaaataaatgcaaataacaataatagaGTTCGTGATGTAGCTGTTTTCTCAAACTCCTCATACCTAGCATTTCCTTCtacttttttttcctttttaatgtcCGCTTTCAACTGCCCAGTGTTGAGCTGTTTAAAGTCCTTGTATTTTaatgcaatttgttttaattttttggttgctgctgttgtagctgtatttgttttatttttcattattaaactccccaatattttttctatttgttaaatacatttcttgtactttttttcataatttcttttttttttgggtccCTTATTTCTTGCTTCTTAATGCTGGCTTGTTGGCCTGTCCAACATTTTCTCCCCTCCCTCATACTTTGTCTAAAAATACTACAACTACATtggcaaattttgtttttgtgaaaacaaTTTGCATCcgttgcatttatttatttgtttttgtatttttttctactttttctctTCAGTTTATtcagagtttttatttttgggttgttgctgctgttgctgctttaAAAGTTGTTCTCTCCCTTCCATCTTAAAGCTGTAGAGAAGTCATCTTTGAACTTTTCtacagtttgttgttgttgttgctactacTGCtgcttgctgttgttgttttatttttaattaattaatatgctGCTTCTGCTGCTAAAACTTCTTGGAAGAAGCTGCTTTAAAGGAATGGGAACGTTTTTGaaaagaatatttaacaaaaaatcttaatattttaaaaacggaTTGTAATTGATCATTGTAAAGGATCGGTGATTAGATTTTCCTagattttacaattgttttttatgtgGATCTACGAAAAATGGTTATAAAGATCAATGGTAGCTTTATATATTGATCTTCTAttattatctataaaaattacaaacaatctAATGATCTTATTTAAgatcatataaaaatttataaggatctGAAATAGATCTTTACAGTGATCTCTACAATTTTCGCTAGTGATCTCTTAGCTGGTCTCTATTGATATCAAAAGTTTCTACAATtggtttttatatgaatatacgACTGTTGATAAATCTATTACTGATCTTTAGAATGATCTaggttaaaatgttttaatgacCTATGATTGATATTTTCACTGTAAAGAtgttaaattgatttttgaatttATGTGAATTTACTAGTGATCGTTTTATCTATTAGATAAAATTCTAATTCTAAAAAAGATGTATGAATAATTGTTAACAAGGATCTACTTTTGATCTTTGTAAGTATTCACAATTAATTCTAATTAATTGTGTACAATTGATCTTTAAAATTGATCGTTATGAAGATTAAGgatgtttctttttataagaaactcTTCACAATCGTATTTATATAAAGATTGGTTATATGTTTATATCTCGTCATATATCCAATTATAAGTCGAATTGCTCAATATATAGATCAGTAATTAATGCTTATAAGATCTTGaatataacatattttatacTGCTTTAAGATCTTTACTAAATAGACCTAAATGTAAATGGATCTGCAACAGAACCATATATCCTAATTTGCTAATCAGTATATGGTAGATTTCTGTAAATATATTTCTACAATTTATTGTTATAAGGTTTTATGACTGATCATTAGAAAGATTTATAATGACTTATTACAAATTAACTTTGCTTGATCTTTATACAGATGCTAAGTTTAATAGTTTTAACTTTACAGTTGATCTAAGATTGATCGTTTTAAACGGTTTTATGATCTCAACATTATGAGGATCTATTATTGATTGTTATAAAGatcttttaatagattttaaaattaatctataTAAAGATCTTTGCTAGATCTAGTTAAGATAAGATGATAAGATCTGTTTATCTAAAGATCTAAAACTTATAGTGAAAATGATCATTTAAGGATCTAAAAGTTAAGGATTAATAActaagaaattatagttgggcgatgccgaccatataataccctacacctttgacgaaaatataatatgatttagttgccataataaagcatttgagttgagttgtaccttgcctcagatatataaacttaagccgtttataatataaataaaattgtggacatttaggtCAACTCTTGTATAGAACTTcgtttttgtagctttttgtcgagatatgagtatattaaacataattatgaacataaaagtcctattcggcgggttcagttgtatgggggctagatgaaataatggaccgatgttaaccattttcaataggctttgtctacggtactataaaagatcatgtgctaaatttcattgaattatcttcaaaattgcaacgtgtagtttgattacaaggttaacaAGCCCTATTAGTGGGTTCAGTTGTacgggggctaggtgaaataatggaccaatcttaaacattttcaataggcttcgtccctggtacaatagaagatcacgtATCAAAGTGATCTtgctacctgtagtttgattacaaggtttacatggacggacggacatagctaaatcgattctgagccgattggtatatttttagGTGAGTGTAGTACCAATATTATTGgtcgttacaaacatcagcacaaacccaatataccctttccactaaagtggtgtaaggtataaaaatatgataatgaTATCTTTCTCTCTCTCAATCTCTCATCTTTGCATAGATCAAGATGAGAGATTGATGACAAAATTGGTTTAATAGTTTTAGATTTTCTATTGGAACAGAAAGTAAATTGATTTatataatctgtgatcattagTGAAATTGATCTACATAAAGATCATCGATTGATGGTATGATCGGTATATCTTAAGTTCTACAATTTATAGTGATAATTGCAATTTAAGCATCAAAAATTAATGGTAAATCTTTTAGCATAAAGATCATGGATTATTGATCTATATATAGAGGATAGGAGATTGATTTGGAAATGATttagattttttagaaaaattttctaaacatgGATGTGTTGTCGTTAGTAAAATAGTAATCTTTGAGATACAATAGAGATGCAATATATTTTGATCCACCGTTGAAGAAAGAATTGctcattaatattaaaaattgtttaatggcAAAAGCCTCCGAAAGATTTCACTCCTTTACCAGTCTGTCCTTAAACTCTTCTAAAACAACCAAGTGTACGTTTTCTACAAGTTTAATTTCGCACCACGTACCATATTCGTAGACCCGTATACAAACTCTTGGATAGGCTCTCTTTCTCTGCTTCTTGTTCTTTACATAATTTAAGTAgtatttcgtactttttttttgttcttgttattattgcaaatgtatttatatttgagagaatttcaaaaaaagaagaaacgaACTTTGTACCTGTATTTACCTTTCAAGTTTGGTAGTTGTTTTCTGGTTTGGTGTGAGAGCGAAGGGTGTTGGGTGTTTTGGTGCCGGGTTCTTTTTtgagttgtaaaaaaaatttaagtaaatttttttgttgttttacgtTGTTATTTTTTCGGTTTTGGTTAAACTTATGCAAGTTGGtggtaagttaaaaaaaaaaataaaataaaaaatactgctGGTATAAGATCAAGTAGAAGAAAGTTAAGTTTATTTGCTTGGAAGTTGCAACTTTTATTTAGGCTGGATGGAGTTTTTTTGTGTTGagttatttatgaaattaagttttttttttttacatttgttttttataaaattttgataaaagaaaacattttacataaacaGTAGTTATGACATGAAATTTTGTGTAAGTGTTGTTAAAAACGTATTTTAAGGACTGTTTAAGTGCAGCAAATGAAAATGATTAGGAATAAGTTAAAAGGTTTAATCAAAAGTAAATTCCTTACATGTCGAGTAATGGcagtttcatttatttttaatcttattttcaaattttttaataaatttacttcttttatgaatttataaaatttcgcccttcttttttgtgtttgtcCTTTTCAAATGaccctttttagttttttttcgcttttcaaAAGCCTTTTTTTACAgttcttttaatttaacattttaattaaacaatttcttgattttttttctttttttttgcaatttaatgcATTCTATTGTTGATACTCATTCCAATTACGTGAAACTAAATGATTTGATGAAATAAAAACCGCGTAATGCACAAAATTATTGAAAGGAGTAATTCATTCATAAACATCTTTTCTTTTATACTCTTTATTAAATGCATCAGAGTCTGTCAGTGtatgagagagaaaaaaaactgaCTCGACTTCACTACTTCATGACGAAGCtttgtaatttaaagaaaatgttaaaattttatttttttctaaaagttcaTGCACAGTGTGGAGGGAAAAAGTAGCAGTAGTATGGAAAATGTGGAAatgaatatttagtttttatgtcTACAATTGAATCTTGAATTGCTCTATTTGAAGTTCTCTCTAAAGATCTACGATCGAAGGTGGAGTTGGAGTGTCTCAAGATCCACGATAGAAggtgtaattgttttttttttttcgaaaaatatatgATTAAAGCTAAAATTGGTCTTTTTGAAGATCAGCTACTGAAGCTGAAATTAGTTTATGTAAAGAATACTTgagttaaatttacttttttttaaagatcaaCATTTCAAGACAGACTTGGCCCATTAATTCTGACATTGTTTCAATAAAAGATCTACGACTGATGCTGACAGTGATCTATCTGAAGATCTATAACTAGTAACTAGTGAAAGATAGAAATAGAAGCTAGAA
This genomic window contains:
- the LOC111684953 gene encoding sodium/potassium-transporting ATPase subunit beta-1-like is translated as MSSRTSWTKVLLNLENGTVLTRTPFHWLLLLIFYTIFFCGILALWFLCYGIFEKSLLLQRPKWLLSQPGFSFEPATTFRENYLKVEYHVESLEEVGGLVDHINKALGKYGNIPKEHYGECQNHNYYGYGISKPCIFLKINRIIGFKTLALESINDLPQDAPQEMLEYLESLSELKLKQHIWISCDARPSVKFLYFPRRFYEISDVDYVSAVNYSNGFYNESDFKRIIAVQIDNISLNVKHHIRCFLWAKNIVRDLKGKTGKGLVRFSLEIKR